Below is a genomic region from Actinomadura sp. NAK00032.
CGGCGTCGCGGCGGGCGACCGCGTCCTCGCCGTCTGCGGCACCGCGCGCGAGATGCTGCTGCGCGACGCCCTCGGCGACGCCGCGGGCGCGGTCCGGTTCACCGCCGCCGCCGACTGGTACGCCCACCCGTCCCGGACCCTCGCCGACTGCCTGGGCGACGCCGCCGAGAGCGCCCGCCAGGGCCGCCGGCTGCGGCTGCTCGGCGAGCCGGCGTGGGCGACGCGGCCGCCGCTGGAGGTCGTCGAATGGGAGCGGGCCGAAGCGCTGGTCAACATCGCGCTGCGCGGCACCGGCGCGTCCGTCCTGTGCCCGTACGCCGCCAGCCTGCCCGCCGCCGTCGTCGCGGCCGGCCGCAAGACCCACCCCGAGACGGTGCGCGGCACCAGCGCCCGGCCCAACCCCGGCTTCGTCGACCCGTGGACGTTCTGCGCCCGCTGCGACGCCGACCCGCTGCCCCCGCCGCCGCCCGAAGCCGACGCGCTGCCCCTCGACGACCACCCCGACCTGTACTGGCTGCGCGCCTGGGTCACCGACTGCGCGCGGCAGACGCCGCTGCCCGAGGAGGGCGTGCAGCGGCTGCTGGTCGCGGCCACCGAGGTCGTCACCAACGCGCTCCGGCACGGCGCGCCGCCCGTCGTCCTGCGGATGTGGGCCGACGCCCCCGGCGGGGAGGCCTCCCTCGTCTGCGAGGTCGCCGACGCGGGGCGGTGGCCGCCCGGCACCGGGTACGGGCTGCTCCCGCCGCGCCCGGAGGGCACCCCCGCCGGCGGGCGGTTCGGCCTGTGGGCCGTGCGCCTGCTGTGCTCCACCGTCCAGATCCGGACAGGAGAGGAGGGCACCACCGTCCGGCTCCGGCTCGCGCTCCCCCGCGCGGGCGGCAGCGGGTAGCCGACCGGACGCCGCCTGATCAACGGAGCGTGAGGGATTCCCTGCGTTGGGCTTCCCAAAGCTCCCGGGCGGCGTACCCTGAACAGATCCGCCCCGAACCCGATGGGCAGGCCATGACGACACCCTGGTTCGCCAAGCGCCCCGTCAGCGCCGTCCGGCCCGGAGACCACGGCTGGCTGGCCTACAGCACTCCCGAGGAGCGCGACCGCGTCATCGGGCCCTTCCTCCGCGAGGGCCTGCTGACCGGAGAGAAGGTCGTGTACGTCACCGACGTGCCCGCCGAGCGGCTGCCCGGCCTCGCCGGCGCCGACGGGATCGACGTGGCCGAGTGCGTGCGCAGGGGCGGCCTGCGGGTCCTCTCACGGCAGGACGCCTGCCTCGACCGCGGCGGCGCCTTCGCCCCCGCGATGATGCTCGACACCATCGGGCGGGAGGTCGACGGCGCGTTCGATCAGGGGTTCCGCGCGGTCCGCCTCACCACCGACTACAGCTGGCTGTTCCAGGAGCCGGAACCCGCCGGCCTCGGCCCGATGCTGGGCTGCGAGCACGAGGTCGACGGCGCCGTCGCGCCGAGCACGATGGCGATGGCGGTCTGCCAGCTCGACCGGCGCGCGTGCCCGCCCGACCAGCTCATCGCCCTCCGCGACACACACGAGGTCCTCGTGGAAGTGAACCCCGAGTTCGACGACGGGATCCTGAAGATCGTGCGCACCTTCGAACCGGCCGGGCTGCGGATCGAGGGCGAGCTGGACGCCGCCCGGCACACCGTGGTCGCCGAGAACCTGGCGCAGCTGGTCGCGCAGCGCGGCAGCGTCCACCTCGACCTGTCCCGGCTCGGCTTCATCGACATCGGCGGGCTCAACCTGCTGGCGCGGCACGCCACCCGGCTGCCCGCCGACCGGGCGCTCGTCCTGGACCACCTGCGGCCGAACGTGGAGGGCGTGATCGACGCCGTCGGCTGGAACCGGCTGCCCGGCCTGACCCGCGGCGCGCGGCAGGGCGTCCCCGAAACGGAGGACTTCGCCTGATGGCACTGGAGCACAGGGCCTTCCTGTACCGCGGCGCCGACGACTTCCTGTCGGTCACGGTGCCGTACCTGAGAGCCGGACTGGAGCGCGGCCAGGCCGTCGTGGCGGTGGCGCGCGAGCCCAACCTCTCCGCGCTGCGCGACGCGCTCGGCGACGGCGAGATCAACTACGTCGACTCCGCCGGCTTCTACGAGCATCCCGTCCGGACCCTGCGGGACTACCAGGCCATCATGAAGGACAGCGCGCCCCGCGGCGTCTGCGCGCTCGCCGAACCCGTCTGGGACGGCTGGGACGAGCGGCAGACCCTGGAGTGGATCCGCTACGAGTCCCTCATCAACGTGGTGTTCGAGGACGCCGACGCCAGCGCGCTGTGCCCGTACGACGCCGAGGGGCTGCCGCCGCGCGTCCTCGCGGAGGCGCGGCGCACCCACCCGCTGCTGCTCGCCCCCGGCCACGACGGCGCGAACGACGCCTACATCGACCCGGTGGCCTTCGGGTCCGACTGCGACCGCGACCTGCGCGCCGGCGGCGGGCTGCGCTCCGACCGCCCGAGCGACGCCGAGTACCTGCCGATCGACGGCGACGACCTGCACGGCCTCCGGTCGTTCGTCACCGTCCGGGCGCGCGCGTACGGCCTCGACGAGCAGGCGGAGCAGAACCTCGTCACGGCCGTCAACGAGGTCGCGGCGAACGCGCTGCAGCACGGCACCCCGCCGATCGGCCTGTGGACGTGGCGGGACGGCTCCGACCTGGTCTGCGAGGTCGGCGACCACGGGTTCTGGCGTCCCGGCCCCGGCCCGCTGACCGGTTTCGTCCCGCCCGACTCGGCCCTGCAGAGCGGGTTCGGCCTGTGGACCGTCCGCCTGCTGGTCGACCTGATGGAGCTGCGCGCCGGCTGGGACGGCACGTTCGTGCGCCTCCGCAAGCACGGCTAGCCGCCCTGCCGGCCCCGCCGCTAGCCCGTGCGGCCTCCGGCGTCGGGCGTCGGGCTCGCCGTCGGCGCGGGGCTCGAAGGGACACCCGTGCTCCCCGGGCGAGTGCTTCCCGGACGCGTGGCCTCCGGCGCCGCGGTCTGGCCGGGCACGGGAGCGCTCGGCGTCGGCGTGGGCGGCTGCGCGGCGGGCCACGACTCGGACGGCTCGGGCGACGCCGGTGACACGGGCGACACCGGCGACACGGGCGGCGCCATCGGACGGGGCGGCTCCGGGTCCCGCGCGCCCGGCCAGAACAGCACCGCGACCGCCACCAGCACGGCGGCGGTGACCGCGGCCGCCAGCGTCGGCAGCGTCCAGCGGCGCGCGGCACCCGCCCGCGCGGGCGCGGCGGCGCGGCCCGCGTCCTGGAACCGGCGGACGGCGGCGGGGTCCGGGCGGATCCCGTCGGCGGCGGCGCGGTAGTGCTCGCGCAGCAGGGCGTCCAGGTCGTCGTTCACGCCCGGTCCTCCCTCATGTGCTTCCGCAGCGCGGCCATGGCCCGCGCGGTGTGGCTCTTCACCGTTCCCCGGGAGATCCCGAGCGTCGCGGCGATCTCCTGCTCGCTCAGGTCGCACCAGTACCGCAGCACGACCACCGCGCGCTGCTTGGCCGGCAGCGCGCGGAGCACCTCGTCGAGGTCGCCCCCGGCGGCCCCCGCCGCCGGGGGCGCGCCCGCGAGCCGCTCCACGTCGGCGACGGACCCGACCGGGGTGTCGCGCCGCCGGGCCCACCGCCGCTTCTCGTCGATGGCGAGGTTCACCAGGACCCGGCGCGCGTACGCCTCCGGGTCCCCGTCCGCGAGCCGCCCCCAGCGTCGCGCGACCCGCTCGTAGGCGGTCTGGAGCAGGTCCTCGGCGAGGTGCCGGTCGTAGACGAGGAACACGGCGGTGCGCAGGAGCCGGCCCGCGGTGGCGGCCACGAACTCATCGAACGCGGTCTCCGCCCCGCGGACCTGCCGGGCGCTCAACGTGGACAGCCCGCACCTACCCGCCGCTGGACGGCACGGGCACCGGCGTCTGCGCCGGCGCGCCCGGCGGCGCCTCCGCGCACTCCGACGGCACCGGAGAGGCCGAGACCGCGGGCTCCGCCTTCCCCGGCGGGACGGACGGCACCGGCGTCGGGGACGCCGTGGACTCCGCCGGCGGGGCCGGGGCGGGCGTCGCGCGCTGAGGCGGCGCAGACGGCACCGGCACCGGCCTCCCCGGAGGCGCCGTGGGCTCCGCCGGCGGGGCCGGGGCGGGCGTCGCGCGCTGAGGCGGCGCAGACGGCACCGGCACCGGCCTCCCCGGAGGCGCCGTGGGCTCCGCCGGCGGGGCCGGGGCGGGCGTCGCGCGCTGGGGCGGCGCCGATGGGGACGGTACCGGCCTTTCCGGAGGTGGCGTGGGCTCCGTGGGCGCCGGCTCCGAGGGGCACGGCGTGACGGCGGCGGGGGACGGCGGTGACGCGTGGATCGTCGCCTCGTGGGCGGCGGGCGCCGCGGCCGGGGACGAGCCCGGCCCGGTGGCGAGCCAGGCGCCCGCGGCGACGACGGCCGCCGCGCCGACCCCGGCCAGCGCGAGCAGCGGCCCGCGGCGGATGCGACCCTTGTCGATCATGTTGCTCCTCGGGGGAGATGTCCGTACACCCCCGAATAACCCCCGCCCGGCGCCGCCGGGTTGTCATGCCGCCGCGTTTTCTTTCCGGTTCTTCGCGGCGCCGGGCGCTCGGCGCGCGTCAGGCGAGGCCGGCGGCCGCCAGCGCGGGCGGGATGAGGCCCGCGAGTTCGCGGAACGCCCGGCCGCGGTGGCTGATCGCGTCCTTCTCGGCCGGGGACAGCTCGGCGGCGGTGCGGGTCTCGCCGTCCGGGACGAAGACCGGGTCGTAGCCGAAGCCGCCGGTGCCGCGCGGCTCGCGGATCACCGTGCCGCGCAGCCGGCCCTCCACGGCGTGCTCGGCGCCGCCCGGCACCACCAGCACGGCCGCGCACACGAAGGCGCCGCCGCGCCGGTCGTCGGCGACGTCGGCGACCTGGTCGAGCAGCAGCTGGAGGTTGGCGGTGTCGCGGTCGCCGGTGGCCGCGCCGAACCGGCCCGACCAGCGGGCCGACAGCACGCCCGGCATGCCGTTCAGCGCGTCCACCGACAGGCCGGAGTCATCGGCGACGGCGGGCAGGCCGGTGAACGCGGCGATCGCGCGGGCCTTCAGGAACGCGTTGCCCTCGAAGGTCGGCTCGGTCTCGGCGACGTCGGGCGCGCCCGGGAACTCGTCCAGGCCGACGACGTCGAGGTCGCCGAGGATGCGGTGCAGCTCGGCGATCTTGCCGCGGTTGTGGGTGGCGAGGACGATCCGGCTCATCGGCCGAGCGCCTCCTTCTGGACGCGGGTGAGGTCGGCGCAGCCGCCGGCGGCGAGGTCGAGCAGCGCGTCCAGCTCGGCGCGGTCGAAGGGGGCGCCCTCGGCGGTCCCCTGCACCTCGACGAACCGGCCGTCGCCGGTGCAGACGACGTTCATGTCGGTGCCGGCCGCCGAGTCCTCCTCGTAGCAGAGGTCGAGGCGGGCCTCGCCGTCCACGACGCCGACGCTCACCGCCGACACCGAGGTGATCAGCGGGTCGCCCTTCAGCAGCTTGCGCTCGCGCATCCAGGACACCGCGTCGGCGAGCGCCACGTAGGCGCCGGTGATCGCGGCGGTGCGAGTGCCGCCGTCGGCCTGCAGCACGTCGCAGTCGAGCTGGACGGTGTTCTCGCCGAGCGCCTTCAGGTCCAGGCAGGCGCGGATCGAGCGGCCGATCAGCCGGGAGATCTCGTGGGTGCGCCCGCCGACCCGGCCCTTGATGGACTCGCGGTCGTTGCGGGTGTTGGTGGCGCGCGGCAGCATCGCGTACTCGGCGGTCACCCAGCCGAGGCCGCTGTCGCGCCGCCAGCGGGGCACCGACGCCTGCACGGACGCGGCGCACAGCACCCGCGTCCGGCCGAACTCGACGAGCACCGAGCCCTCCGCGTGGTCGAGCCATCCGCGCTGGATGCGGACGGGGCGGAGCTGGTCTGATGCGCGATCATCGGGGCGGGCCATGGATCCAACCCTAGCGGCCGGGCGGCACCCGGCGGCCCGGCGGCACGGGCCCCGCACACCGGCGGCGCGTCCGGTCAGAGGTCGTAGACGGCGCCGACCTCGGCCAGTTCGATCGGGCCCTGGAAGCCGCTGGCCTTCGCCTCGGCGAGCGTCTCGGACGGGTCGTTCCACGGCAGCAGGTGGGTCAGGACGAGCCGGCCGGCCCCGGCGCGCTCGGCGTGCTCGCCCGCCTCGCGGCCCGTCAGGTGCATGTCCGGCGGCAGTTCGGGGCGGTCGGCGAACGCCGCCTCGCACAGGAACAGGTCGGAGCCCTCCGCGAGCCGCACCAGGGCGTCGCTGTGCCCGGTGTCACCGGAGTAGGTGAGGACGCCGCCGCCGTGCTCGATCCGCAGCGCGTACGCCTCCACCGGGTGGTTCACCAGCGTGGTGGTCACCGTGAACGGGCCGATGGCCACCGGCCCCGGCTCCAGCGTCCGGAAGTCGAAGGTGTCGGTCATCTCCGGGTTCGGATCGAGCTCGTACGCCTTGATCATGTGCTCGGCGGTGCCGTGCGGGCCGTAGACGGGGATGCGCGGGGCGGGCCCGCCCGGGCAGTACGTCCGCGCGATCCAGTAGACCGTGAGGTCGAGGCAGTGGTCGGGATGCAGGTGCGAGATGCAGATGGCGTCGATGTCCAGCACGTCGTGGAACCGCTGGAGGCTGCCGATCGCACCGTTGCCGATGTCGAGGAGCAGGGAGAACCCGTCCGCCTCGACCAGGTAGCTGGACGCGGGGCTGTCCGGCCCAGGGAAACTGCCGGAGCAGCCGATCACAGTGACCCGCACGCTCACTCCTCCTCTTAGAGTCCCCGAGGAATCAGGTGGCCAGAGCCTTGGTCGACGCCGTCCCCGCCGCCGCGTCCGGCGCCGTCCCGTCCGCCGTCGCGTCCGGTGCCGCCCCGGCCGGCGTGGTCTCCACCGAGCCGATCTCCGGCCCGAGGAAGCGGCGGCCGAGCTCGGCGAACACGGCGGGGTCCCCGGTGGCGCGGAACCGGTGCCGCGGCCGGGGCGAGTCCTCGGCGCGGGCCAGCCCCCGATCGTGCAGCACTCGGTACACGTCCTTGGCGGTCTCGTCGGCGCTTGACACCAGTGTGACCCCGTCCCCGACGACATACGAGATGACGCCCGTCAAAAGGGGGTAGTGCGTGCAGCCGAGGATGAGCGTGTCGCAGCCCTCGTCCACGATCGGCCGCAGGTAGCCGCGGGCGGCCTCCAGCAGCTCGCCGCCCATCGTCACGCCCGCCTCCACGAACTCGACGAAGCGCGGGCAGGCGGCGCTGACCAGCTCGATGTGCGGCGCGGCGGCGAACGCGTCCTCGTAGGCGCGGCTGGTCACGGTCGCCTGCGTGGCGATCAGCCCGACCCGGCCGTTGGACGTGGCGCGCGCGGCCCGCCGGGTGGCGGGGTTGATGACCTCGACCACCGGCACGTCGTAGCGCTCGCGGGCGTCCCGCAGCATCGCCGAGCTGGCGCTGTTGCAGGCGATCACCAGCATCTTCACGCCCTCGTCGACGAGCCGGTCCAGCATCTCCAGGGCGAAGGCGCGGACCTCGGCGATCGGCCGCGGGCCGTACGGCTGGCGGGCGGAGTCGCCCAGGTAGACGATCGGCTCGTTGGGCAGCTGGTCGAGGATGGCCCGTGCCACCGTCAGCCCACCGAAACCGCTGTCGAAGATCCCGATGGGAGCGTCTGGGAGGCGGTCCCCCCGGGATGGATCTGACATGGTGCACAAGGCTAAGCGACACCGCCCCGCGCGAGTGCGTCATGCGTCGGACATCACACCGTAACGCGCCGGAAA
It encodes:
- a CDS encoding SigE family RNA polymerase sigma factor translates to MSARQVRGAETAFDEFVAATAGRLLRTAVFLVYDRHLAEDLLQTAYERVARRWGRLADGDPEAYARRVLVNLAIDEKRRWARRRDTPVGSVADVERLAGAPPAAGAAGGDLDEVLRALPAKQRAVVVLRYWCDLSEQEIAATLGISRGTVKSHTARAMAALRKHMREDRA
- a CDS encoding sensor histidine kinase; translation: MSTEPAGAAVSDELTHRVLPYDGVDEYLGGAVPFLRDGVAAGDRVLAVCGTAREMLLRDALGDAAGAVRFTAAADWYAHPSRTLADCLGDAAESARQGRRLRLLGEPAWATRPPLEVVEWERAEALVNIALRGTGASVLCPYAASLPAAVVAAGRKTHPETVRGTSARPNPGFVDPWTFCARCDADPLPPPPPEADALPLDDHPDLYWLRAWVTDCARQTPLPEEGVQRLLVAATEVVTNALRHGAPPVVLRMWADAPGGEASLVCEVADAGRWPPGTGYGLLPPRPEGTPAGGRFGLWAVRLLCSTVQIRTGEEGTTVRLRLALPRAGGSG
- a CDS encoding MBL fold metallo-hydrolase, which codes for MRVTVIGCSGSFPGPDSPASSYLVEADGFSLLLDIGNGAIGSLQRFHDVLDIDAICISHLHPDHCLDLTVYWIARTYCPGGPAPRIPVYGPHGTAEHMIKAYELDPNPEMTDTFDFRTLEPGPVAIGPFTVTTTLVNHPVEAYALRIEHGGGVLTYSGDTGHSDALVRLAEGSDLFLCEAAFADRPELPPDMHLTGREAGEHAERAGAGRLVLTHLLPWNDPSETLAEAKASGFQGPIELAEVGAVYDL
- a CDS encoding sensor histidine kinase produces the protein MALEHRAFLYRGADDFLSVTVPYLRAGLERGQAVVAVAREPNLSALRDALGDGEINYVDSAGFYEHPVRTLRDYQAIMKDSAPRGVCALAEPVWDGWDERQTLEWIRYESLINVVFEDADASALCPYDAEGLPPRVLAEARRTHPLLLAPGHDGANDAYIDPVAFGSDCDRDLRAGGGLRSDRPSDAEYLPIDGDDLHGLRSFVTVRARAYGLDEQAEQNLVTAVNEVAANALQHGTPPIGLWTWRDGSDLVCEVGDHGFWRPGPGPLTGFVPPDSALQSGFGLWTVRLLVDLMELRAGWDGTFVRLRKHG
- the rph gene encoding ribonuclease PH, which encodes MARPDDRASDQLRPVRIQRGWLDHAEGSVLVEFGRTRVLCAASVQASVPRWRRDSGLGWVTAEYAMLPRATNTRNDRESIKGRVGGRTHEISRLIGRSIRACLDLKALGENTVQLDCDVLQADGGTRTAAITGAYVALADAVSWMRERKLLKGDPLITSVSAVSVGVVDGEARLDLCYEEDSAAGTDMNVVCTGDGRFVEVQGTAEGAPFDRAELDALLDLAAGGCADLTRVQKEALGR
- a CDS encoding MEDS domain-containing protein — its product is MTTPWFAKRPVSAVRPGDHGWLAYSTPEERDRVIGPFLREGLLTGEKVVYVTDVPAERLPGLAGADGIDVAECVRRGGLRVLSRQDACLDRGGAFAPAMMLDTIGREVDGAFDQGFRAVRLTTDYSWLFQEPEPAGLGPMLGCEHEVDGAVAPSTMAMAVCQLDRRACPPDQLIALRDTHEVLVEVNPEFDDGILKIVRTFEPAGLRIEGELDAARHTVVAENLAQLVAQRGSVHLDLSRLGFIDIGGLNLLARHATRLPADRALVLDHLRPNVEGVIDAVGWNRLPGLTRGARQGVPETEDFA
- the murI gene encoding glutamate racemase; amino-acid sequence: MSDPSRGDRLPDAPIGIFDSGFGGLTVARAILDQLPNEPIVYLGDSARQPYGPRPIAEVRAFALEMLDRLVDEGVKMLVIACNSASSAMLRDARERYDVPVVEVINPATRRAARATSNGRVGLIATQATVTSRAYEDAFAAAPHIELVSAACPRFVEFVEAGVTMGGELLEAARGYLRPIVDEGCDTLILGCTHYPLLTGVISYVVGDGVTLVSSADETAKDVYRVLHDRGLARAEDSPRPRHRFRATGDPAVFAELGRRFLGPEIGSVETTPAGAAPDATADGTAPDAAAGTASTKALAT
- the rdgB gene encoding RdgB/HAM1 family non-canonical purine NTP pyrophosphatase, whose product is MSRIVLATHNRGKIAELHRILGDLDVVGLDEFPGAPDVAETEPTFEGNAFLKARAIAAFTGLPAVADDSGLSVDALNGMPGVLSARWSGRFGAATGDRDTANLQLLLDQVADVADDRRGGAFVCAAVLVVPGGAEHAVEGRLRGTVIREPRGTGGFGYDPVFVPDGETRTAAELSPAEKDAISHRGRAFRELAGLIPPALAAAGLA